ATGCGTATCGTATCACTTGCACCCGAAGTACTTTAAAAACACTGGTAAAGAATTATGCCACGCAAATTTAACAAGCAGAAAAAGCTCCATATCAAAAAAGGTGATATGGTTCAGGTCATTTCCGGCGCATCCCGTGGTACCGGAAAAGTGCTGATGGTTAACCCCGATACTGAGCGTGTTGTTGTTGAAGGCATCAACATCAAGGTTAAACACCAAAAGCCTAATCAGCAGTATCAGCAGGGCGGTCGAATCGAGCAGGAAATGCCGATTCACGTGTCAAACGTGCTCCCGCTTGATCCTGTCAGCAATGAGCCTACCCGTATAGGCCGCAAGAAACTTGACGAAAACGGAAAAACGCGCTGGGTAAGGTACTCCAAGCTCAGCGGTGAAGTCCTCGACAAATAGGAATTTCTTATACTATGGCTGAAGCACGACTCTATACCGTTTACAAAAACGAGATTGTTCCCCAACTCATTAAAGAATTCTCACTGCGAAGCATTATGGCAGTTCCTAAAATTGAGAAGATTGTTATTAATGTTGGTGTGGGTGAAGCAATCACTGACCGCAAAAGACTCGACGACGTTGCGGCAAATATTGGCCTTATTACCGGTCAGAAACCGGTACTTACGAAAGCCAGAAAATCCATCTCTAACTTCAAGCTGCGTGAGGAAATGCCCATCGGGTGCAAGGTTACCCTGCGCAGGTCTAAGATGTATGAATTTATTGATCGATTGATTAACTTGGCGCTCCCAAGAACCCGGGACTTTCAGGGTGTGAGCGACAAAGGTTTTGATGGAAGGGGGAACTATACCATGGGTGTGAAAGAGCACGCTATTTTCCCTGAAATTGATACAGATAAGCTTGATCAGATTCACGGTATGAACATCACTTTTGTGACTACCGCTGAGAATGATGAACAAGCTATCAAGCTGCTCAAAGCTTTCGGAATGCCCTTCGTAAAACGCAACAAAAACTGATTTAAACCACGATATGGCTAAAAAATCCTGGATTGCACGTAATGCAAAAAGAATGAAAACGGTAGAAAAGTATGCCGAAAAGCGCAAGGCTCTCAAAGAAGCCGGCGACTACGAAGGCCTGCAAAAACTGCCGCGCAATGCAAGTCCTACACGCGTGCGTAACCGGTGCAGTATTACTGGCCGTGGCCGCGGTTTAATAGGCAAGTACGGTATCTCCCGTATTAAATTCAGAGAAATGGCGCTTAAGGGAGACCTCCCCGGCGTCAAAAAAGCAAGCTGGTAACAGCACCATTTATTCAATATTTAATCACAAATCATGACTGATCCAATAGCAGATTATCTGACGAGAATCAGAAATGCTCAGCGTGCCGGTCACCGTCGCGTTGATATTCCTGCTTCAAAAATGAAGCGGGCCCTTACACAGATTCTCCACGATAAAGGTTACATTCAGAATTATCTGGATATCGATGATAATAAGCAGGGACTC
This genomic stretch from Cyclonatronum proteinivorum harbors:
- the rplX gene encoding 50S ribosomal protein L24; this encodes MPRKFNKQKKLHIKKGDMVQVISGASRGTGKVLMVNPDTERVVVEGINIKVKHQKPNQQYQQGGRIEQEMPIHVSNVLPLDPVSNEPTRIGRKKLDENGKTRWVRYSKLSGEVLDK
- the rplE gene encoding 50S ribosomal protein L5; the encoded protein is MAEARLYTVYKNEIVPQLIKEFSLRSIMAVPKIEKIVINVGVGEAITDRKRLDDVAANIGLITGQKPVLTKARKSISNFKLREEMPIGCKVTLRRSKMYEFIDRLINLALPRTRDFQGVSDKGFDGRGNYTMGVKEHAIFPEIDTDKLDQIHGMNITFVTTAENDEQAIKLLKAFGMPFVKRNKN
- the rpsN gene encoding 30S ribosomal protein S14 encodes the protein MAKKSWIARNAKRMKTVEKYAEKRKALKEAGDYEGLQKLPRNASPTRVRNRCSITGRGRGLIGKYGISRIKFREMALKGDLPGVKKASW